GATCAACCCGGCCGCCCCACCGCTACCGCCGGCCCCGCCGTCGGGTCCGCCGGCCCCGCCGTTTCCGCCATTGCCGTACAAAATTCCACCGGGCTGGCCGTTTCCGCCGGGATTTGATCCGGTACCCGCCGCTCCGTCGGCGCCGTTGCCGATGAGCGGGCGTCCCAACAGCGACTGGGCGGGCGCATTCACCGCGTCGAGCAGGGCCTGCATCGGCGCCGCGTTGGCGGCCTCGGCAGCGGCATAGGCCGCCGCGCCGCCATTCAACACGTTCACAAACTCGGCATGAAATGCTACCGCCTCGGCGTTCAGCGCTTGGAATTGCTGACCGTAAGCGCCGAACAGTCGCGAGATCGCCGCCGAAACCTCATCCGCGGCCGCGGCCGCCAGCCCAGTCGTGGGGATTGCTGCGGCGGCAGCGGCTTCGCTCAGGCCCGAGCGAATACCGGCCAGATCGCCGGCCGCCGCCGTCAGCAAGTCCGGCTCCGCGAGTAAGAACGACATGGCCATCTCCCCTTCGACTCGCTGCGGGCTGCGCAGGTACTTGACGCGCGTCAAGGAAAAATGAGCTTAATCGCGTCGCATGCCATGTGGGGGGGAAATGAGCGTTTTCTCGGGTGAAAGCTCGATCCCCATCCTCGGCGCCCGCCAGCCGTGCCTTTGCTGGCCATGGCCAGTACCGAGCCCTGTCGGCGCGCAACCCAGCGCTTGTGCGAAACGTTTTGTGGTACGACCTAATTCGAGGTGCAGTAACTGGCGTGCCAACGCGCGACACCAGATCAAGCGACCCGTTTCGGGCGTTTTCGCTGCTCAGATGGTGCCCCTTCGTGAAGCGCTTTCCAAACAAAACACTCCATTTGTCAAGCTCATGCGGTAGAGCGGGTGATGTGTTCGACGATGTCAAACCCGTATTAATGCAGGTCAAAGGGGTAGATCCGGCGCGTTACCGCATGAACCAGAAGCCCAGCCCCGCTCACCGCGCCAAGCTGGCGGAAGAGTGCCGGTTCGGCGCGTCCGCGCTAGTTCCGCTTGCAGGTACAAGATGCATCGCCACACGGTCGCGGCACACCTGGAGCGGGAGGGCGTGGCCGTCCGCGGTCAGCTGAAGATGACGCCGGAACTAGTCGAACGAGCAAAACGGCTCTGCGCCAACAGTCACTCAACTGCGGAAGTCGGCAAGCAGCTTGGTGTCGGGGCAAGCACGGTCGCCTTGGCGGTGTTCCTCAACGAATTGACAACGACTGGTCTGCGTGAGGACTTGGAGTACCCCCGAGGACATTTGCGTTACGTGGCGAGGCGCAGGCGCTCGATCGGTTGCCCCGTGATCTGTGCTATGAGTTCAAAGTCTTTGTCCACGGCCAGGACTGTGAGGCCGGATACCTCGGCGGCGGCCGCGACCAATAGGTCAGGGATCGATGGTCCACGATGCTGGCCGCGATCGGCCAGCAGTAGCTGCACCTCGACCGCGCGATTTTCGACTGCCGGGCTTAGGTATTCGACCGGCATGAGGGCAAGCGGAGGTGAGACGGATTCGGTGCGTGCTTGCGCCGCGGTGCGAAACGAGTACCCAATTTCGAGTCGGGTCACGGTGCTGATTCGCACCATGCCGCGGTCAATACGGTCGATCCATACCTGTGCATCGGGGGACTCTGCCAGGCGGGCGTATGCAGACTTGTCGATGAGCCACGTGGTTACCGCCACGCAGCCTCCATTAGCTGCGGGTTGTTGAGATCCTTGACGGCTTCAGCGGCGCGGCGCAGATCTTCGATCGTGAGGTGGGCTGGCGTTGCGGAGGGCGATCGATCGGCTTCGAGTCTGCGGCGTAGATACTCGTTGCGCGAAAGCCCACGAGCCGCGGCGTCGGCGTCGATACGAGCAACTGCGGCCTCTGACAAACCCCTGATCAATACATCTGGCATGTGCGCCACCTCCTGATATCAATGCTATCACTGGTTGGTGCCTGCACTGAGACACCTTTCGCCATCACGAAACTCAGCGCGAATAGCGCTCTGAGAGCTGCACGCCGGCGACGCACGGCGGGAGAATCGTGCACAACCGTATGGTTCTAGACATCCGACGGTGGTAAGTCGTCAAGCCGCGGCCGCGGTGCGGTGCGCCCAGGCGGTGTTTTCGTCGTAGGTTTTGTGGTGGGTCAGGCAGCCGTGCAGGATGCCCACGAGACGGTTGCCCAGGGCGCGGAGCGCTTGATGGTGGGTGTTCCCGGCCGCGCGGCGCTGGTCGTAGTACGCGCGGGCGCCGGGGCTGGTGGATGGGGCGCAAAACGCCCATCGGTCGATGGCGTCATACAGACGGCGGTTTCGCAACGTGGCGTGCCAGTACCGCGCGTTTGTTGCCTGAGGCAATGGTCAACGGTGAAGTGCCGGCGTAGTTTCTGCTAGACGTGGCGTCGGTGTACCGGTTCGGGTCGTCCCCGAACTCACCGAGCACCCGGGCGCCGAGGATGACACCGAGTCCTGGCAGGGAGAGGTAGATGTCGGCGTCCGGGTGTGTCTCAAAATGCTGTGCCAGGGTGGCCTCGAGGTCACTGATCTGGCGGTTGAGTTCGGCGATGATGGCCACGGTGGTACGGGTGGTGGCCGCCAACGCGGCACTGACGGGGGCCGGAGCGGTCAGTTGATCAGGTGCGCAGCGTGGCGTGGATCTCTGTGGCGCGGTCGGCTACGTTACGTTGGCGCCCACCACGTTTGAGCGCTGATTGAATCGCCGCCAAAGACATCCGCGCTGCCTGCTCGGGGCTTGGTGCGCGGTCGAGCACCCCCAACGCATCGCCGTGGGCCCCAGCTGCCGACCCAGGTGGCGCCGGGCGGCGCCGGCAGGTCGGCGTAGGCGGTGTCGACGAGGCGGGCCTCGACTTCTTGGCGGGCGTAGTCCAGCAGCACCCGCGGCGGCACACCGTCGTGTTCGCGAATGTCACCCTTCACGACGGTGGCCAGCCGGGTGCACACGTTCAGGGCGGCGACGGTGCGGGCGTCCAGCTCTATGGCGCGGGTGCGGCGGGCGCCGTCCAAGTGTTGCTTGGCGGCTGCCACGGCTTGCCGGGCGGCGGCGAGATGATCGTGGGCTTCGCGGAGCCGGATCAGCGGCGCGCACGGGCAGCGGCTCTCGTCGCCGTTGGTTGTCGGCGTGGGCGCAGAAACGGGGTGTGAGGGTCATGGTTGGGCTCCAATTCATTCGGAGCCACGCCAGCTTGTTGCGCAGATATTGCGCGGGTTTGCATCTGCGCTGGTCAGATGGTGCCCCCGGCAGGATTCGAACCTGCGACCTTCTGCTCCGGAGGCAGACGCTCTATCCCCTGAGCTACGGGGGCGCATTGTCACCATGCTGCGCCATCGGGCCCGCCTAGAGTAGCGCATCGAGGTCGCGGCCTGACCACGGCAATGGATTCGAGGCGGGAGTACCTCAGCCCATAGGATGGACGTTCGTGACCCCCGCCGACCTGGCTGAGCTGCTCAAAACCACCGCTGCCGCGGTGCTGGCCGCGCATGGCCTCGACGCGTCCGCGCTCCCGCAGACGGTCACGGTGGAACGCCCGCG
This is a stretch of genomic DNA from Mycobacterium lacus. It encodes these proteins:
- the vapB gene encoding type II toxin-antitoxin system VapB family antitoxin, coding for MPDVLIRGLSEAAVARIDADAAARGLSRNEYLRRRLEADRSPSATPAHLTIEDLRRAAEAVKDLNNPQLMEAAWR
- a CDS encoding PIN domain nuclease, with product MAVTTWLIDKSAYARLAESPDAQVWIDRIDRGMVRISTVTRLEIGYSFRTAAQARTESVSPPLALMPVEYLSPAVENRAVEVQLLLADRGQHRGPSIPDLLVAAAAEVSGLTVLAVDKDFELIAQITGQPIERLRLAT